The Patescibacteria group bacterium genome includes a window with the following:
- a CDS encoding DNA polymerase yields MDKKEILEELKRKALEDNSLPLKNNTTNLVFGVGNPEAQIIFIGEGPGYWENLKSEPFVGPAGKLLDKLLSLINIKREDVFITNVVMHRPPDNRDPTPEEIAAYQPYLDNIIKIISPRVIVTLGRFSMGKFLPTATISKVHGKPSRLTWDGLDLLVVPMYHPAAALRSNDIMIKLREDFLKLPKILESLEEKRDLVLKKEDKEQMALF; encoded by the coding sequence ATGGATAAAAAAGAAATATTAGAAGAATTAAAAAGAAAAGCTTTAGAGGATAATAGCTTGCCTCTAAAAAATAATACTACCAATCTTGTCTTTGGTGTGGGTAATCCTGAGGCTCAAATTATTTTTATAGGAGAAGGCCCGGGTTATTGGGAAAATTTAAAATCAGAACCTTTTGTTGGCCCTGCAGGTAAGCTTTTGGATAAACTCTTGAGCCTTATAAATATTAAGCGCGAAGACGTTTTTATAACCAATGTGGTTATGCATCGACCTCCTGATAACCGCGATCCCACACCTGAAGAAATAGCTGCCTATCAGCCTTATTTAGACAACATTATTAAGATTATTTCTCCAAGAGTAATTGTTACTTTGGGTAGATTTTCTATGGGTAAATTTTTACCCACAGCCACTATTAGCAAAGTACACGGAAAGCCATCTAGGTTAACGTGGGATGGTTTGGATTTGTTGGTTGTGCCGATGTATCATCCTGCTGCTGCTTTAAGAAGTAATGATATTATGATAAAGTTACGTGAGGACTTTCTTAAATTACCAAAAATTTTGGAAAGCCTAGAAGAAAAAAGAGATCTTGTTTTAAAAAAGGAGGATAAAGAGCAAATGGCTCTTTTTTGA
- the alaS gene encoding alanine--tRNA ligase: MSTGAEIRNKYINFFKSKGHKEIPASPLVLEGDPTTLFTSAGMQPLIPYLKGEEHPKGRRLCDVQPSLRLQDIEEVGDNRHTTFFEMLGNWSLGDYFKEEQLSWCLEFFTKELGIDKNKLWVSVFEGLRDEKGKEIVPKDETSYKIWLKLGIPKERIFFYGPKKNWWSRSGTPDEMPEGEIGGPDSEVFYDFGTPIHPGCHPNCDCGRFLEIGNSVFIEYEKKNGKLEELPLKNVDFGGGLERIEMALDNQPDIFKTSLLKDLVLKIEELSSTKYEENISTDKSFRIISDHLRAAVNIMAEGVYPSNKLHGYVARRLIRKSVFHLFLLGVNETGSLSQIASVLKNEDKINNNWQFIKENLEIEEMKFKKIMEVGVKKLDRLVSSGKNIDGKTAFDLYQNDGFPLELTLEFLRRKGMRFTKKSEEIFKREFERHRELSRKTTARVFKGGLADNSKEVVKLHTATHLIHASLRKIFGDTVSQKGSNITAERLRFDFSFPRKLTDEEIGKVEKMVNEVIDKGLPVVFETKSLDEAISEGALHFFAERYGKEVKVYTVGDPKGDYFSKEVCGGPHVENTKEIGHVKIFKQEKLGLGVVRIYATNKVLD, encoded by the coding sequence ATGTCGACAGGAGCGGAGATTAGGAATAAATATATAAATTTTTTTAAAAGTAAGGGTCATAAAGAGATTCCAGCTTCTCCTTTAGTTTTGGAGGGAGATCCAACAACTCTTTTTACCTCAGCTGGAATGCAGCCTTTAATTCCCTATTTGAAAGGGGAAGAACACCCCAAAGGGAGACGTCTTTGTGATGTCCAGCCCTCACTTAGGCTTCAAGACATAGAAGAGGTGGGAGATAATCGTCATACTACTTTTTTTGAGATGCTTGGCAATTGGAGTTTAGGAGATTATTTTAAGGAAGAACAACTTTCTTGGTGTCTTGAATTTTTTACAAAAGAGTTGGGCATAGATAAAAATAAACTTTGGGTATCTGTTTTTGAAGGCCTAAGAGATGAAAAAGGTAAAGAAATAGTTCCAAAGGATGAGACTTCTTATAAAATTTGGCTTAAGTTAGGAATTCCTAAAGAGAGAATTTTCTTTTATGGTCCAAAGAAGAACTGGTGGAGTCGCTCTGGAACACCTGATGAAATGCCTGAAGGTGAGATTGGAGGACCCGACTCTGAGGTTTTTTATGATTTTGGCACCCCAATCCATCCTGGTTGCCATCCAAATTGTGACTGTGGCAGATTTTTGGAAATAGGAAATTCTGTTTTTATTGAGTATGAGAAAAAAAATGGCAAGCTTGAAGAATTGCCTTTGAAGAATGTTGACTTTGGTGGCGGACTTGAAAGAATAGAAATGGCATTGGACAATCAGCCCGATATCTTTAAAACATCTTTACTAAAGGATTTGGTTTTGAAGATAGAAGAATTGTCATCTACAAAATATGAGGAAAATATATCAACAGATAAAAGCTTTAGAATAATATCTGATCATTTGCGCGCGGCTGTAAATATAATGGCTGAGGGGGTTTATCCTTCAAATAAGCTTCATGGCTACGTAGCAAGAAGATTGATTAGAAAATCAGTTTTTCATCTTTTTTTGCTGGGAGTGAATGAAACAGGCTCTCTTTCTCAAATAGCCTCGGTCTTGAAAAATGAGGATAAGATAAACAACAATTGGCAATTTATAAAAGAGAATCTTGAAATTGAGGAAATGAAGTTTAAAAAAATAATGGAGGTTGGTGTCAAAAAGCTTGATAGGCTGGTTTCTTCTGGTAAAAACATAGATGGCAAAACTGCTTTTGATCTTTATCAAAACGATGGATTTCCGTTAGAGTTGACCTTGGAATTCTTGCGTCGCAAGGGGATGAGATTTACAAAAAAATCTGAAGAAATTTTTAAGCGTGAGTTTGAACGTCACCGTGAGCTTTCAAGAAAAACTACAGCCCGTGTTTTTAAGGGTGGTTTAGCAGATAATTCTAAAGAGGTTGTTAAACTTCATACAGCTACCCATCTAATTCATGCTTCTTTGCGAAAAATTTTTGGGGATACTGTTTCTCAAAAAGGATCGAATATTACCGCTGAGAGACTGAGGTTTGATTTTTCTTTCCCCAGGAAATTAACAGATGAAGAGATTGGTAAAGTGGAAAAGATGGTGAATGAAGTTATAGATAAAGGTTTGCCGGTGGTTTTTGAGACGAAATCTCTTGATGAAGCAATTTCTGAAGGAGCACTCCATTTTTTTGCGGAGAGATATGGCAAGGAGGTAAAAGTTTATACAGTAGGTGATCCTAAAGGTGATTATTTCTCCAAAGAGGTTTGTGGGGGGCCTCATGTTGAAAATACCAAGGAAATTGGTCATGTTAAAATATTTAAGCAGGAGAAGCTCGGCTTGGGTGTGGTAAGAATTTATGCCACCAATAAAGTTCTGGATTAA
- a CDS encoding putative pre-16S rRNA nuclease — protein sequence MKILGVDYGKSKVGLAIAESKFPFPFGVIRFRSEDFIIRKILDVVEKEKIEKVVLGVSEGRMKKESVAFGQKLKRILKVPIVFQDETLTSKEAQLLSLEAGIKRKKRRSLEDAYAASLILENYLERSTS from the coding sequence ATGAAAATATTAGGCGTAGATTATGGAAAATCGAAGGTGGGTTTGGCGATAGCTGAGAGTAAGTTTCCTTTTCCTTTTGGTGTAATTAGATTTAGGAGTGAGGATTTTATTATTAGAAAAATTTTGGATGTGGTTGAAAAAGAAAAAATAGAGAAAGTTGTTTTGGGGGTTTCGGAAGGAAGGATGAAAAAAGAGAGTGTCGCTTTTGGGCAAAAGTTAAAGAGAATATTAAAAGTACCTATTGTTTTTCAAGACGAAACTTTAACTTCTAAAGAAGCTCAACTCCTTTCTCTTGAGGCAGGAATTAAGAGAAAAAAAAGGCGATCTCTTGAAGATGCTTATGCTGCCTCCTTGATACTTGAGAATTA
- a CDS encoding DNA translocase FtsK, with translation MAKKLKRVKSKNAFKVKLKPGVVYSIAQTLFFLLSFLVIISFSRQGLALRSINDILVLYFSWTAIFLPFIFITFGLLISKFKTPLSQPNVSVGAILFFVSFLALFRAGIIGAYLWENLAILLTKTGSFFLLLATSMIGLLVLFNTPIEQIISFLASLLAILKQTLLGSKSKLTKTYLNPRPNFRPPEAEKKPVTVEISSTLNSDQKVLTANLVTNLPGQNEIWKYPSLDMLMEGHEGKADRGDVNENAATIERTLDDFGILAKVVEVNYGPAVTQYAIQVASGTKLSKITALERDLALALAAPTGTIRIEAPIPGRSLVGIELPNRTPEFVSLKKMLESDVMKSNSSKLAVALGLDVSGRPVVADLAKMPHVLIAGQTGSGKSVCINTFLASLLFRTSPSEVKLVLVDPKRVEMTHYVDIPHLLTPVVTNLEEIVSVLKWVLDEMERRYKKFAEVGVRNIDGYNEMSGFQALPYIVLVIDELAEVMLFSPVEVEEKIARIAQMSRATGIHMVLATQRPSVDVITGLIKANIPCRIAFAVASQVDSRVIIDSPGAEKLLGKGDMLYLPPEQAKPIRIQGAFVSDKEITNLTTYLKNQGISPEYVEEATKMTPSSSGSRFGVDGDLDKLFPDAVRLVCQYDKASTSLLQRRLSIGYSRAARIMDQLEAAGVVGPQDGSKARDVLISNPEEVLSPQNEG, from the coding sequence ATGGCTAAAAAACTCAAAAGGGTAAAGTCAAAAAACGCATTTAAGGTTAAGCTCAAACCTGGGGTTGTTTATTCTATTGCCCAAACTCTTTTTTTTCTTTTGTCGTTCTTGGTTATAATTTCCTTCTCGAGGCAAGGTTTAGCTTTAAGATCGATAAATGACATTCTTGTTTTGTACTTTTCTTGGACCGCTATCTTTTTGCCATTTATCTTTATTACTTTTGGTCTTTTAATTTCTAAATTTAAAACTCCACTCTCACAACCTAATGTATCTGTTGGAGCCATTCTTTTTTTTGTATCTTTTCTAGCTCTGTTTAGAGCTGGAATAATTGGTGCTTATCTGTGGGAAAATTTAGCTATTCTTTTGACTAAAACTGGGTCTTTTTTTCTCCTTCTTGCAACCTCAATGATAGGTTTATTAGTCCTTTTTAACACTCCTATTGAGCAAATAATTTCTTTTCTTGCCAGTCTGTTAGCTATTCTAAAGCAAACTTTGTTGGGATCAAAGTCTAAGTTGACTAAAACTTATCTTAACCCACGACCAAATTTTAGACCCCCTGAGGCGGAAAAGAAACCAGTGACCGTAGAGATTAGCTCCACCCTTAATTCAGACCAGAAAGTTCTTACTGCAAACCTAGTTACCAACCTACCTGGCCAAAATGAAATTTGGAAGTATCCTTCGCTTGATATGTTAATGGAAGGTCATGAGGGCAAAGCTGATCGTGGAGATGTGAATGAGAACGCCGCCACTATTGAGAGAACTCTTGACGATTTTGGTATTTTGGCAAAAGTTGTTGAGGTAAACTACGGACCTGCGGTCACTCAATATGCAATTCAAGTAGCTTCAGGAACAAAACTTTCCAAGATTACAGCTTTGGAGAGAGATTTGGCATTAGCTTTAGCTGCTCCTACTGGAACAATTAGAATTGAAGCTCCTATTCCGGGTAGAAGTTTGGTTGGAATTGAATTACCAAATAGGACTCCTGAGTTTGTTTCTTTAAAGAAAATGCTTGAATCTGATGTAATGAAATCTAATTCGTCTAAGTTGGCTGTGGCCTTGGGTCTTGATGTTTCAGGCAGACCAGTTGTGGCAGATTTGGCTAAGATGCCTCATGTTTTAATTGCTGGTCAAACTGGTTCAGGTAAGTCTGTTTGTATTAACACTTTTTTAGCCTCACTTCTTTTTAGAACATCTCCGTCTGAAGTTAAGCTGGTGTTAGTAGACCCAAAAAGGGTGGAGATGACGCACTATGTTGATATTCCCCATCTTTTGACCCCTGTTGTTACCAATTTGGAAGAAATAGTTTCGGTCTTGAAATGGGTTTTGGATGAGATGGAAAGGCGGTATAAAAAATTTGCTGAGGTGGGTGTAAGAAATATTGATGGTTATAATGAGATGTCTGGTTTTCAGGCTTTACCTTATATTGTTTTGGTGATTGACGAGTTGGCTGAGGTAATGCTATTTTCGCCGGTTGAAGTCGAGGAGAAGATTGCTAGAATTGCTCAAATGAGTCGGGCTACTGGAATTCATATGGTCTTGGCAACTCAACGACCTTCTGTTGATGTTATTACCGGTTTGATCAAAGCCAATATTCCTTGTAGGATTGCTTTTGCTGTTGCTTCTCAAGTTGATTCTAGAGTAATAATAGATTCTCCGGGAGCTGAGAAACTTTTGGGAAAAGGAGATATGCTTTATTTGCCACCTGAGCAGGCTAAACCTATTCGTATTCAGGGTGCTTTTGTTTCAGATAAAGAGATTACAAACTTAACCACTTACCTTAAGAATCAGGGCATATCCCCTGAATATGTGGAGGAAGCAACAAAGATGACCCCATCCTCTTCGGGTAGTCGTTTTGGGGTAGATGGTGATTTGGATAAACTTTTTCCGGATGCTGTTAGATTAGTTTGCCAATATGACAAGGCCTCAACATCACTTTTACAGAGACGCCTTTCTATTGGTTATTCAAGGGCGGCAAGAATTATGGATCAACTTGAGGCGGCTGGAGTTGTTGGTCCTCAAGACGGTTCAAAAGCAAGAGATGTTTTGATTTCTAACCCAGAAGAGGTTTTGTCTCCACAGAATGAGGGTTAA
- the rnj gene encoding ribonuclease J, whose product MVRFIALSGTTEVTENLYVYESSNDLIIVDCGVGFPEPEMFGVDLVIPDFDYIRKNRSKLRGVLITHGHEDHIGALPFLLSEIKAPVFSTRLVAGFIEEKLRDYNFNLKDFDIRVFDPDKDTISLGVFKITPFRISHSVPDGVGFAIDTPEGKIFHVADYKFDWTPVDGRPFDIAKLAMLASGGALAAVSDCLGSNTPGYTESEKGIEERIEKIVVGKKGRVFFTTISSNISRIQQAINVASRVGRKVAIVGRSIDSKAKISQSLGYLNLPDSLVVDPKRLINFDKDKVMFIISGSYGQPGSALYRTALGEHDFLSIEESDVVIFSSDPAPPGSKGNVDFLVDKLIELGAEVHYYDIQEDLHVSGHASQEDIKLLLSVTKPKYAIPIGGTIRHMRAFTNLAESMGIKRENVFELKNGESVNFRSDFAQKGEKIDVKSVLVDGLGVGDVGQVVLRDRNLLAKEGVAIVLLQFDDALGKLVSTPEIISRGFVFDRKSRDFLERSAKKLDNFLKKKKGLDRRMVKSLAADFLEHYFYKETGRRPMVLPVVAEI is encoded by the coding sequence ATGGTTCGCTTTATTGCATTATCAGGTACAACTGAGGTTACTGAAAATCTTTACGTTTATGAGTCAAGTAATGATCTTATTATTGTTGACTGTGGAGTTGGTTTTCCAGAACCAGAGATGTTTGGGGTTGATTTAGTTATTCCTGATTTTGATTACATTAGGAAGAATAGATCAAAGTTAAGAGGAGTTTTGATTACCCATGGTCACGAAGATCATATAGGAGCTCTACCCTTTTTGCTTTCTGAAATTAAAGCACCAGTTTTTTCAACCAGGCTGGTTGCAGGTTTTATAGAAGAAAAATTGAGAGATTATAATTTTAATCTTAAAGATTTTGATATAAGGGTTTTTGATCCAGATAAAGACACCATTTCTTTGGGGGTTTTTAAAATTACGCCTTTTAGGATTTCCCATTCGGTTCCGGACGGGGTTGGGTTTGCTATCGACACCCCGGAGGGAAAGATTTTCCATGTTGCTGACTATAAATTTGATTGGACTCCGGTTGATGGTCGGCCTTTTGATATTGCAAAGTTAGCAATGCTTGCTTCAGGTGGGGCTTTAGCAGCTGTCTCAGACTGTCTTGGTTCTAATACTCCTGGTTATACTGAGAGCGAGAAGGGAATAGAGGAAAGAATTGAAAAAATAGTTGTTGGCAAAAAAGGTAGGGTCTTCTTTACTACTATTTCCTCAAATATTTCTCGTATCCAGCAGGCAATCAATGTTGCTTCAAGAGTGGGTAGGAAAGTAGCAATTGTTGGCAGATCAATTGATTCAAAAGCGAAAATATCACAGAGTTTGGGCTACCTAAATTTGCCAGATAGCTTGGTTGTTGATCCCAAGAGGTTGATTAATTTTGATAAAGATAAAGTTATGTTTATAATCTCAGGCAGTTATGGTCAGCCAGGCAGTGCTTTATATAGAACTGCTTTGGGGGAGCATGATTTCTTGAGTATAGAAGAGAGTGATGTGGTCATTTTTTCTTCTGATCCTGCTCCACCGGGTTCGAAGGGGAATGTTGATTTTTTGGTAGATAAATTAATTGAATTGGGGGCTGAGGTGCATTACTATGATATTCAGGAAGACCTTCATGTATCAGGTCATGCAAGTCAAGAAGACATTAAACTTTTGCTTTCTGTGACTAAACCTAAGTATGCAATACCCATAGGAGGGACAATAAGACATATGAGGGCTTTTACCAATTTGGCTGAGAGTATGGGAATAAAAAGAGAAAATGTATTTGAGCTTAAAAATGGTGAATCTGTTAACTTTAGGTCTGATTTTGCTCAAAAAGGAGAAAAAATTGATGTTAAGAGCGTTTTGGTTGATGGATTGGGGGTTGGTGATGTTGGACAAGTAGTCTTACGAGATAGAAATTTGTTGGCTAAGGAAGGTGTAGCTATAGTTCTTCTTCAATTTGATGATGCTTTGGGTAAGCTGGTTTCTACGCCTGAAATAATTAGTCGTGGTTTTGTTTTTGATAGAAAGAGCCGTGATTTTCTGGAAAGATCAGCTAAAAAATTAGACAATTTTTTGAAGAAAAAGAAGGGTTTGGATAGGAGAATGGTCAAAAGTCTTGCTGCTGATTTTTTGGAACACTACTTTTATAAAGAGACTGGCAGAAGACCAATGGTTTTACCCGTGGTTGCTGAGATTTAA